The following proteins come from a genomic window of Paenibacillus spongiae:
- a CDS encoding MBL fold metallo-hydrolase: MNDRLIFLGTGAAEAIPAFFCRCEYCEHARKHGGKDIRSRSAFRLDENVHIDLGPDLFHQLVKTGLDVHDLTDVLITHTHSDHLNFFEMLLKDCAVVTNGNKPIRIYVSETAYTWATNMFRQCVMGDYANNEEVYQQWQQRFPIIALPYYEPVTVADYTVTPLKGSHGGYGEGEIAANYLIALPDNRMFYYASDTGYYFEETFAYLEEVKLDILVMECTFGGDESRGDYVMGHLDLKNFNLVLDRLLANGTIDQDTKVYATHINHKHPLHHDQLQEAFDRTSPVSVIVAFDGMAIE; encoded by the coding sequence ATGAACGATCGACTTATTTTTCTGGGAACGGGCGCCGCGGAGGCCATACCTGCTTTCTTCTGCCGGTGCGAGTATTGCGAGCATGCCAGGAAGCACGGAGGGAAGGATATCCGTTCCCGTTCCGCATTCCGGCTGGATGAGAACGTGCATATCGATCTGGGACCGGATCTGTTTCACCAATTGGTGAAAACGGGCTTGGATGTGCATGACTTGACGGATGTCTTGATTACACATACGCATTCGGATCATTTGAATTTCTTTGAGATGCTGCTGAAGGATTGCGCGGTCGTCACGAATGGCAACAAGCCGATCCGGATCTATGTATCGGAAACCGCCTATACGTGGGCGACGAATATGTTCCGGCAATGCGTGATGGGCGACTATGCCAATAATGAGGAGGTATACCAGCAGTGGCAGCAGCGATTCCCGATCATCGCGCTGCCCTATTACGAGCCGGTCACGGTCGCGGACTACACCGTTACGCCGCTCAAAGGCTCGCACGGCGGATATGGCGAGGGCGAGATCGCCGCGAATTATCTGATCGCGCTGCCGGATAACCGCATGTTCTACTATGCTTCGGATACCGGCTATTACTTTGAGGAAACCTTCGCGTATTTGGAGGAGGTCAAGCTCGATATTCTAGTCATGGAATGTACCTTCGGCGGAGACGAATCCCGGGGAGATTACGTGATGGGGCATCTGGATTTGAAAAACTTCAATCTTGTCCTGGACCGGCTGCTCGCAAACGGCACGATAGACCAGGATACGAAGGTATATGCGACGCATATTAACCACAAGCATCCGCTGCATCATGATCAGCTGCAGGAAGCTTTCGACCGCACGTCGCCGGTTTCCGTCATCGTAGCATTCGATGGGATGGCGATCGAATAG
- a CDS encoding ABC transporter ATP-binding protein: MSAIQFENVRKTYPNGKTVIEQLNLEIRDSSFTVLVGPSGCGKTTALRMIAGLEDVTGGTIRIGGSNVTKLEPGDRDVAMVFQNYAIYPHMTVKRNIEFGLKNQGLSKEEIVRRLDHVIRQVGLESYTNAMPSMLSGGQRQRIALARAISKQTGVFLMDEPLSNLDAKLRNQMRSELIQLHQKLQATFVFVTHDQIEAMTMGTDIVIFNEGKVMQTGTPKEVYNDPENVFVATFIGDPGMNIIPLRMTCQLGFRPQKAKFTMPERFQGVVFPGEIVTRETLGLDSLYHVRTNMGIILVKSEEEREFGDNVSVYVAEQDMFFFDMHEQRIRDAGRILQLTQSILVKEGVYVAREHSVEAAAL, from the coding sequence ATGTCTGCGATTCAATTCGAAAACGTACGGAAGACGTATCCGAATGGCAAAACAGTCATTGAACAGTTGAATCTGGAAATACGCGACAGCTCGTTTACGGTGCTTGTCGGGCCGTCGGGCTGCGGGAAAACGACCGCGCTGCGCATGATTGCAGGACTCGAGGACGTGACAGGCGGTACGATCCGCATCGGAGGTTCCAACGTTACGAAGCTGGAGCCGGGAGATCGCGATGTTGCCATGGTCTTTCAGAATTATGCGATATACCCGCATATGACCGTGAAGCGAAACATCGAATTCGGCCTGAAGAATCAGGGGCTGTCAAAGGAAGAGATCGTACGGCGTCTGGACCATGTCATTAGACAGGTTGGCTTGGAATCATATACCAATGCGATGCCATCCATGCTGTCCGGGGGACAAAGGCAGCGGATCGCGCTTGCGAGGGCGATTTCCAAGCAGACAGGCGTCTTCCTGATGGACGAACCGTTGTCCAATCTCGACGCGAAGCTGCGTAATCAGATGAGAAGCGAACTGATCCAGCTCCATCAGAAGCTGCAGGCTACGTTCGTGTTCGTTACCCATGACCAGATCGAAGCGATGACGATGGGCACGGATATCGTCATCTTCAACGAAGGCAAAGTGATGCAGACGGGTACGCCGAAAGAGGTCTATAACGATCCTGAGAATGTATTCGTCGCGACCTTCATCGGAGATCCGGGCATGAACATCATTCCGTTGCGGATGACTTGTCAATTGGGGTTCAGGCCGCAGAAGGCAAAGTTTACGATGCCGGAACGATTCCAGGGGGTTGTCTTCCCGGGTGAGATCGTGACGCGCGAAACGCTTGGATTGGACAGCTTGTACCATGTGAGAACCAATATGGGCATCATCCTCGTGAAGTCCGAGGAAGAGCGCGAGTTTGGAGATAACGTGAGTGTATATGTGGCGGAGCAGGACATGTTTTTCTTCGATATGCATGAGCAGCGCATCCGGGATGCCGGGCGCATTCTGCAGTTGACGCAATCCATTCTAGTGAAAGAGGGCGTGTACGTTGCAAGAGAACATTCCGTCGAAGCAGCTGCACTATAG
- a CDS encoding carbohydrate ABC transporter permease, which yields MQENIPSKQLHYRKGGPSLNKPGRLLSRALNKVLQNPYVLIAPAVILASLFSVYPILFAVKVSFMNWDVVTGEQSFAGLDNYRSIFADPDAIQVLKNTLIYAFFTVCFGLVFAVAIGILLQKSTFLTNLVQSVIFTPHIVSFVSVTIMWMWLLDPQMGIVNYLLKMLGFEPQLWMMGPKTSLLSIVIVSIWKGIGFSAMLVIAGLQGIPKYIYEAAKLDRSGRWSTLFRITIPLLSPTLFFMLITSTIGAFSSFDVVNLMTGGGPQGSSNLIVHWIYQIGFLKFQLGKAMAASVLFLILIGFISLMNFMFFSKKVHY from the coding sequence TTGCAAGAGAACATTCCGTCGAAGCAGCTGCACTATAGGAAGGGCGGCCCTTCGCTGAATAAGCCCGGCAGACTGCTGTCCCGCGCGCTGAACAAGGTGCTGCAGAATCCTTATGTGCTTATCGCGCCGGCGGTCATCCTGGCGTCGCTCTTCTCCGTATACCCGATCTTGTTCGCCGTCAAAGTCAGCTTTATGAATTGGGACGTGGTTACGGGCGAGCAGAGCTTCGCCGGTCTTGACAATTACCGGTCCATATTCGCCGATCCCGATGCCATACAGGTGTTGAAGAATACGCTGATCTACGCGTTCTTTACCGTATGCTTCGGCTTGGTATTCGCCGTGGCCATCGGCATTCTGCTGCAGAAGAGCACTTTCTTGACCAATCTCGTGCAGAGCGTTATCTTTACGCCCCATATCGTCTCGTTCGTATCGGTCACAATCATGTGGATGTGGCTGCTGGACCCGCAGATGGGCATTGTGAATTACTTGCTCAAGATGCTCGGCTTCGAGCCCCAGCTGTGGATGATGGGTCCGAAGACATCGCTGCTGTCGATCGTGATCGTCTCGATCTGGAAAGGAATCGGCTTTAGCGCGATGCTCGTTATCGCGGGGCTGCAGGGCATTCCGAAATATATTTACGAAGCCGCGAAATTGGACCGGTCGGGCAGATGGAGTACGCTGTTCCGGATTACGATTCCGTTATTGTCACCGACGCTGTTCTTCATGCTGATTACGTCCACGATCGGCGCATTCAGTTCGTTTGATGTCGTGAACCTGATGACCGGCGGGGGCCCGCAAGGCTCATCCAATTTGATCGTGCATTGGATCTATCAGATCGGGTTCTTGAAATTCCAGCTTGGCAAGGCAATGGCGGCATCCGTACTCTTTCTCATTCTGATCGGATTTATTTCTTTGATGAACTTTATGTTCTTCTCCAAGAAAGTTCATTATTAA
- a CDS encoding carbohydrate ABC transporter permease has translation MKLTIRLLRYLLMIVLTLIFIFPFFWMISTSLKTYIESIQFPPAMLPKSLQFSNYAEAWERVRFFHFGMNSIIVTVLTMIGQLFVCVPAAYAFARKKFALSGFFFALVLVDLMLPAQVTFVPIYVLLSDFGWIDTYQGLIVPFTFSSFTIFFMTQAFKQINSELLDAARLDKATELKIMVRIMLPIAKPYIITVMLFTAIGKWNDYFWTLILTNSESVRTLPIAVKGLLDVGDGVNQWNISMAGNVLLMAPVLVLYLIANRFIKNAFVYGGIK, from the coding sequence ATGAAACTGACGATCCGTTTACTACGTTACCTGCTCATGATTGTACTGACGCTTATTTTTATCTTTCCATTCTTTTGGATGATCAGTACATCGCTCAAAACCTATATCGAATCCATTCAATTTCCGCCGGCGATGCTGCCGAAGTCGCTGCAGTTCAGCAACTATGCCGAGGCATGGGAGAGAGTGAGATTTTTCCACTTCGGCATGAATTCCATTATCGTTACGGTTCTGACGATGATTGGCCAGCTCTTCGTCTGCGTGCCCGCTGCGTACGCATTCGCCAGGAAGAAGTTCGCACTGTCAGGGTTCTTCTTCGCGCTGGTCCTGGTCGACTTGATGCTGCCGGCTCAAGTCACCTTCGTTCCGATCTACGTGCTGCTCAGCGATTTCGGATGGATCGATACGTATCAGGGACTCATTGTTCCGTTCACATTCTCGTCCTTCACGATCTTCTTCATGACGCAGGCGTTTAAGCAAATCAACAGCGAGCTGTTGGACGCGGCCAGGCTGGACAAGGCGACCGAGCTGAAAATCATGGTCCGGATCATGCTGCCGATCGCCAAGCCGTACATTATCACCGTCATGCTGTTCACGGCCATCGGGAAGTGGAACGACTATTTCTGGACGCTCATTCTGACGAACTCCGAATCGGTACGGACGCTGCCGATTGCGGTGAAAGGCTTGCTGGATGTCGGCGACGGAGTCAATCAGTGGAATATATCGATGGCGGGCAATGTGCTGCTGATGGCTCCCGTACTCGTCCTCTATTTAATCGCGAACCGCTTCATCAAGAATGCGTTCGTATACGGCGGAATTAAATAG
- a CDS encoding ABC transporter substrate-binding protein produces MRPTVKKMSSLALIGAMAVGLLAGCGSTDPKANNAGKEGSADGGKQEKVVVDMWSIWDSSNANGKFLFDAAKQFNDANPGIEIVVSGQGGYDGVAEKLEAALVAKKTPVIAQIEESFLTRYHPVAADLSKYMSKETIDNYIEGLTRSSYVDGVFKAAPMNRSTPILYLNADLLKAAGLPAEGPKTWDELYEFAKKVAKPDQEIYGFASHWDSDAWFWESAVYSYGGEIVSEDGSKVEFGNEKGWKIVELWQKMVKEKVMFSPYGSQDSQSDLVKQKFIEGKAAMMLDSTGSLGPLLKETKSFDLQVAFQPAGEKHSMVTGGANMIILDKATEEQKKAAGKFFEFLANDEFVVSFFKNSGYFPITKSSLETEAIQALYKEFPQYKVGIDQLQYAHKRPWQKNWRAMYTTIVEDLRLALIDTNQDPKQLIQKAAEKSQQIMDENK; encoded by the coding sequence ATGAGACCAACTGTAAAGAAAATGTCTTCACTTGCCTTAATAGGCGCAATGGCGGTAGGTTTATTGGCTGGATGCGGCAGTACCGATCCGAAGGCAAACAATGCGGGGAAAGAGGGAAGCGCCGATGGCGGCAAGCAAGAGAAGGTCGTCGTCGATATGTGGTCGATTTGGGATTCCAGCAATGCGAACGGCAAATTCCTCTTTGACGCCGCGAAGCAGTTCAATGATGCGAATCCGGGGATTGAGATCGTCGTTTCGGGCCAAGGCGGATACGACGGCGTTGCCGAGAAGCTGGAGGCGGCTTTGGTCGCCAAGAAGACCCCGGTTATCGCGCAAATCGAAGAATCGTTCCTTACCCGCTATCATCCGGTCGCAGCCGATTTGAGCAAATATATGTCCAAAGAAACGATCGACAACTATATTGAAGGCTTGACCCGCTCCAGCTATGTGGACGGCGTATTCAAAGCGGCGCCGATGAACCGGAGCACGCCAATCCTGTACTTGAACGCAGATTTGCTCAAAGCGGCCGGCTTGCCGGCGGAAGGCCCCAAAACATGGGACGAGCTCTATGAATTTGCGAAGAAAGTCGCCAAGCCGGATCAAGAAATCTACGGATTCGCCTCCCATTGGGACAGCGATGCCTGGTTCTGGGAGTCGGCGGTCTATTCGTACGGCGGCGAGATTGTAAGCGAGGATGGCTCCAAGGTTGAGTTCGGCAATGAGAAGGGCTGGAAGATCGTGGAGCTGTGGCAGAAGATGGTCAAGGAAAAGGTTATGTTCAGCCCTTATGGCTCGCAGGACAGCCAGTCCGATCTGGTCAAACAGAAGTTTATAGAAGGCAAAGCGGCGATGATGCTGGATTCCACCGGTTCGCTCGGGCCGCTGCTGAAAGAAACGAAGTCGTTCGATCTGCAGGTCGCATTCCAGCCGGCGGGCGAGAAGCATTCGATGGTGACCGGCGGAGCCAACATGATCATTCTGGACAAAGCGACGGAAGAGCAGAAGAAAGCGGCAGGCAAATTTTTCGAATTTCTGGCCAATGATGAATTCGTCGTTTCGTTCTTCAAAAATTCCGGCTACTTCCCGATTACGAAGTCGTCGCTCGAAACCGAAGCGATACAAGCCTTGTATAAAGAATTCCCGCAGTACAAAGTAGGCATTGATCAGCTGCAGTATGCCCATAAGCGTCCATGGCAGAAAAACTGGCGGGCGATGTATACGACAATCGTCGAGGATCTTCGTCTTGCTTTGATCGACACGAACCAGGATCCGAAGCAGTTGATTCAGAAGGCAGCGGAGAAGTCCCAGCAAATTATGGACGAAAACAAATAA
- a CDS encoding CehA/McbA family metallohydrolase has protein sequence MRTVNGFNEGSWYKGNLHCHSTLSDGDLTTDQLRAAYKDKGYHFLAHSEHDFFTNFEDQNEADFITLPASEVGIRMPAGDYRVYHLHVIMGTDDHIRNATLEPLKHMQTIKWEKWQDYSTVQAFIDDMVARGNIVMFNHPHWSIVEWQDLIELDNLFAIEIYNHCSEWQENMGNAKILWDSLLRRGKRLYGTATDDNHNRIPLDSPYNDSFGGWVVVKAKELSRNAIIEALLQGSFYSSTGPEIYDFRIVNDEVIFECSPVQRIYVNGDRHQYQSEIGENVTKFRKKLQGTEKYIRIECIDKYGKSAYTNPIYLDER, from the coding sequence TTGAGAACAGTAAACGGATTTAACGAAGGCAGCTGGTACAAAGGGAATTTGCATTGTCACTCCACACTTTCCGACGGGGATTTGACAACCGATCAGCTTCGGGCAGCTTATAAAGACAAAGGCTATCATTTTCTGGCTCACTCCGAGCATGATTTCTTCACCAATTTCGAGGATCAGAATGAAGCGGACTTTATTACGCTTCCTGCCAGCGAGGTGGGCATCCGCATGCCGGCCGGCGACTATCGCGTCTACCATTTGCATGTTATTATGGGAACCGACGATCATATCCGGAATGCGACGCTTGAGCCGCTGAAGCATATGCAGACGATCAAGTGGGAGAAATGGCAGGACTACTCCACGGTGCAGGCATTCATCGACGACATGGTCGCCAGAGGCAACATCGTCATGTTCAACCATCCGCACTGGTCCATCGTCGAGTGGCAGGATTTGATCGAGCTGGACAATCTGTTCGCCATCGAGATTTATAACCACTGCTCTGAATGGCAGGAGAATATGGGCAATGCGAAGATTCTGTGGGACAGCCTGCTCCGCAGAGGCAAGCGGCTGTACGGCACGGCTACGGACGACAATCATAACCGGATTCCGCTCGATTCGCCGTACAACGATTCCTTCGGCGGCTGGGTCGTCGTCAAGGCGAAGGAGCTGTCCCGCAATGCGATTATCGAAGCGCTGCTTCAAGGCAGCTTCTATTCCTCGACCGGTCCCGAAATTTATGATTTCCGGATCGTCAATGACGAGGTCATCTTCGAGTGCTCGCCTGTTCAGCGGATTTATGTGAACGGGGACCGCCACCAATATCAAAGCGAGATCGGCGAGAATGTAACGAAGTTTAGAAAGAAGCTGCAGGGGACGGAGAAATATATCCGGATCGAGTGCATCGACAAGTACGGCAAGAGTGCTTATACCAATCCGATCTATCTGGATGAAAGGTAA
- a CDS encoding DeoR/GlpR family DNA-binding transcription regulator: MLQVERMSLILAELNANGRVTVNGLAERLMVSKVTIRRDLELLNQENKLLIVHGGAIKPNFRLYEAPFNQRHDINIDEKKQVGQKAAEFIQDYDVVAFGVGTTTLQIAKHLQNKHNLTIIVGCVSILNQLIERKKSGFFTGKIIFLGGEIDTDQMFATGTVMMDMLDRLNIDKAFIGANGYSIVNGITTYNIDEGNFLKRMILRSSEVYLVVDHTKIDAKSMYKYTEFNDVNHVICDSEPPSDWIKQLESEGVQWTKA, encoded by the coding sequence ATGCTGCAAGTCGAGCGGATGAGTCTGATTTTGGCCGAATTGAACGCGAACGGCAGAGTGACGGTGAACGGACTGGCGGAGAGGCTGATGGTATCGAAGGTCACGATCCGCAGAGACCTGGAGCTTCTCAATCAGGAGAACAAGCTGCTTATCGTTCATGGCGGCGCGATCAAGCCGAACTTCAGATTATATGAAGCGCCCTTCAATCAAAGACATGACATCAACATCGATGAGAAGAAGCAGGTCGGGCAGAAAGCGGCGGAATTTATTCAGGATTACGATGTCGTCGCGTTCGGCGTAGGCACGACGACGCTCCAGATCGCGAAGCATCTGCAGAACAAGCATAATTTGACCATTATCGTCGGATGCGTCTCGATCCTGAACCAGTTGATCGAACGGAAGAAATCCGGCTTCTTCACCGGCAAAATCATTTTCCTGGGCGGCGAAATCGATACGGATCAGATGTTCGCAACCGGAACCGTAATGATGGATATGCTGGATAGGTTGAATATCGACAAAGCCTTCATCGGCGCGAACGGCTATTCCATCGTCAACGGCATCACCACCTACAATATCGACGAGGGGAATTTTCTGAAGCGGATGATTCTGCGCTCGAGCGAAGTGTACCTTGTCGTCGATCATACGAAGATCGATGCGAAATCGATGTACAAATATACCGAATTCAATGATGTGAATCATGTCATATGCGACAGCGAACCGCCGAGCGACTGGATCAAGCAGCTGGAAAGCGAAGGGGTTCAATGGACCAAAGCATGA
- a CDS encoding histidinol-phosphatase HisJ family protein — protein sequence MRCRKDLTMQVSPNIVDQHVHSRYSPDSTEELEAIVRHAQSLGKPFVVTTDHFDYDCKFFKKDVLIDMPEYERETALLRSKYDIDIRQGIEVGYRQDYFNEINAYLRQYSFDLVLLSVHNNGVLDFAEDAYHEQPLERVFADYFTHVFHAVNEMDNYDVVAHLDYFVRYAKRTIGVEHYEQAHSILYDIMKVIISKDKALELNTAGLFRQGWIHPHSYLLKMYIDMGGKLFSLGSDAHRLSHYEKGFSEAIELLKSFNIREIVQFKNRVPQLVAI from the coding sequence ATGAGATGCAGGAAGGATCTAACCATGCAAGTATCGCCGAACATCGTAGACCAACACGTCCATTCCCGGTATTCCCCCGATTCGACCGAGGAGCTGGAGGCGATCGTCCGTCACGCACAATCGCTGGGAAAGCCGTTTGTCGTCACGACCGATCATTTTGATTATGACTGCAAGTTTTTCAAGAAAGACGTTCTGATTGACATGCCGGAATACGAGCGGGAAACGGCCCTTTTGCGCAGCAAATACGATATCGATATCCGGCAAGGTATCGAGGTCGGGTACCGTCAGGATTACTTCAATGAAATCAACGCCTACTTACGGCAATATTCGTTCGACCTGGTCCTGCTCTCCGTCCACAATAACGGCGTGCTGGATTTCGCGGAGGACGCCTACCACGAACAGCCGCTGGAGCGCGTATTTGCCGATTATTTCACGCATGTGTTCCATGCGGTTAATGAAATGGACAATTACGATGTCGTGGCACATCTCGATTATTTCGTCAGATACGCCAAGCGTACCATCGGCGTGGAGCATTATGAACAAGCGCATTCGATCCTCTATGACATTATGAAGGTCATTATAAGCAAGGATAAGGCATTGGAGCTGAACACGGCCGGACTGTTCCGCCAGGGCTGGATACACCCGCATTCTTATTTGCTCAAGATGTATATCGATATGGGCGGCAAGCTGTTCTCGCTCGGATCGGACGCGCATCGGTTAAGCCATTATGAGAAAGGCTTCAGCGAGGCAATCGAGCTGTTGAAATCCTTCAATATCCGGGAGATCGTCCAGTTTAAGAACCGCGTTCCGCAGCTGGTTGCCATTTAG
- a CDS encoding MATE family efflux transporter, with product MSKQTLRVQDDFYPQLYRLAIPLTLQFLFTSSFSLIDSLMVASLGEKAIAAVGIAGQLEFLLGMILAGVLSGPAVFMAQYYGLRNYAQIKKLIGMTVFCALAISSLYVLIVNVFSPYVFMPFTNDDQLLDMTASFMSIVSYGFVASAVTMAFSLSLKCVGIVKEIMYITILALLLNTLLNYALIYGHFGFDAMGVNGAAAATLCSKAVAMLLILIFVYVREKKIAISFADLFRFDRPLMAKVSRVTLPIIIHESFWGLGMTMYMVAFGLLGTSALAIVQVSKMIGNFVSTGIQGFSQAATVMIGERIGLGKPMQAQLYAKRFTIIGTASAGIVGLLLFMLAPFVIRLFQISPDLHEQAVQVIRIMSLTLVFNFLNNIWIVGVFRSGGDTRFSLWMVLSSTWLIGIPLTFIGAGVMNWPIEVVYGLYTTEEIAKAVIGYTRYRSNRWQNNLVESEAEHQPARGREGLTG from the coding sequence ATGAGCAAACAGACACTACGGGTTCAGGATGATTTTTATCCCCAATTATACCGGCTGGCGATTCCGCTGACGCTGCAATTTCTATTCACATCCTCTTTTTCTCTGATCGATTCGCTCATGGTGGCCAGTCTGGGCGAGAAGGCGATAGCCGCCGTTGGAATTGCGGGACAGCTTGAATTTCTGCTGGGCATGATTCTGGCCGGGGTCTTAAGCGGTCCGGCCGTATTCATGGCGCAATATTACGGCTTGCGGAATTACGCTCAAATAAAGAAGTTGATCGGCATGACCGTGTTCTGTGCCCTTGCGATCAGTTCGCTGTACGTTCTGATCGTCAACGTGTTTTCTCCTTATGTATTCATGCCGTTTACCAATGACGACCAGCTATTGGACATGACCGCATCCTTTATGTCGATCGTCAGTTACGGCTTCGTGGCATCGGCTGTTACGATGGCCTTCTCGCTGAGCTTGAAGTGCGTCGGCATCGTGAAAGAGATCATGTACATCACCATCCTGGCGCTTTTGTTGAATACGTTATTGAATTATGCGCTCATTTATGGCCATTTCGGCTTTGACGCCATGGGTGTGAACGGCGCGGCTGCTGCAACGCTCTGTTCGAAGGCGGTGGCGATGCTGCTCATTCTGATCTTCGTGTACGTGAGGGAGAAGAAGATCGCGATCTCCTTCGCCGATCTGTTCCGGTTCGACCGGCCTCTGATGGCGAAGGTCTCGCGGGTTACGCTGCCGATCATCATTCATGAATCGTTCTGGGGGCTGGGGATGACGATGTACATGGTAGCCTTCGGCTTACTGGGCACGTCCGCGCTGGCGATCGTCCAGGTTTCGAAGATGATCGGCAATTTTGTCAGCACTGGCATTCAGGGCTTTTCCCAGGCGGCAACCGTCATGATCGGCGAGCGAATCGGACTAGGGAAGCCTATGCAGGCACAGCTTTATGCGAAGCGGTTCACGATCATCGGGACGGCTTCGGCAGGCATCGTCGGCCTGCTGCTGTTTATGCTCGCGCCGTTTGTGATCCGTCTGTTCCAGATCAGTCCGGACCTTCATGAGCAGGCGGTGCAAGTCATACGGATCATGTCGCTGACGCTTGTCTTCAACTTTCTCAATAATATATGGATTGTCGGCGTATTCCGGAGCGGCGGCGACACCCGGTTCTCGCTTTGGATGGTTCTCTCTTCGACCTGGCTGATCGGGATTCCGCTCACGTTTATCGGGGCAGGGGTAATGAATTGGCCGATTGAAGTCGTATACGGCTTGTACACGACCGAGGAGATCGCCAAAGCCGTCATCGGGTATACCCGCTACCGGTCGAACCGGTGGCAGAACAACCTGGTGGAGAGCGAAGCGGAACACCAGCCGGCTCGCGGGCGCGAAGGCTTGACCGGGTAA
- a CDS encoding CobW family GTP-binding protein, with the protein MMEKSPIPVIVISGFLGSGKTTLLLRLLNGARTSGLRACVVMNEMGAVDVDGKVVGGEAASQMLERVTEGCLCCTKKSELAHCLERLVLRQPDVIFMELTGVANPEEIAEAMSEPSVIGKVKLRHIVTVLDAEHALDYNSIFSTDRELVHTLRRQIETADLLLSNKADLVSNKTAVRVEQMVMARNPHCRFIATERCDIDPMLVLRGIPSRGVQPAPVGRIRGAVPVKVNGSALADSAGRGAGGAAVPPTVRIRDSSSAALSPASQPGGTPMVASPSRSYTRIQTVAIYPDIAPHVTRRAFEAFFSGRGQACLRAKGYMPYGTNGAMLLFQLAGKRIEWHPTDYSGAPYFVMIGIDLDEDQTVKEWQKLMRRQPHAHF; encoded by the coding sequence ATGATGGAGAAGTCCCCCATCCCGGTCATTGTGATCAGCGGGTTTCTCGGCAGCGGCAAGACGACGCTGCTGCTTCGGCTGCTGAATGGAGCCCGAACGAGCGGGCTTCGCGCCTGCGTGGTCATGAACGAAATGGGCGCCGTCGATGTAGACGGCAAAGTGGTAGGCGGCGAGGCGGCTAGCCAGATGCTGGAGCGCGTAACGGAAGGCTGCCTCTGCTGCACGAAGAAGAGCGAGCTCGCCCACTGTCTGGAGCGGCTGGTCCTGCGGCAGCCTGACGTGATCTTCATGGAGCTGACGGGCGTAGCGAATCCTGAAGAGATCGCCGAAGCGATGAGCGAACCGTCCGTAATCGGCAAGGTGAAGCTCCGTCATATCGTGACCGTCCTGGATGCCGAGCATGCCTTGGATTACAACAGCATCTTCTCGACGGATCGTGAGCTCGTACATACATTAAGGCGGCAGATTGAAACAGCCGACCTGCTGCTCTCCAATAAAGCGGATTTGGTCTCGAACAAAACCGCAGTTAGGGTGGAGCAGATGGTCATGGCCCGCAACCCCCACTGCCGGTTTATCGCAACGGAACGCTGCGATATTGACCCAATGCTGGTCTTGCGCGGCATCCCTTCCCGCGGCGTGCAACCCGCACCTGTTGGCCGGATTCGCGGAGCGGTACCCGTGAAGGTGAACGGCTCAGCCTTAGCCGATAGCGCGGGCCGCGGCGCAGGCGGCGCTGCTGTTCCGCCAACCGTACGCATTCGCGACAGCAGCTCCGCTGCCCTGTCGCCGGCGTCTCAACCGGGCGGTACGCCGATGGTCGCCAGCCCTTCCCGCTCCTACACCCGCATCCAGACCGTGGCAATATATCCGGACATAGCGCCGCATGTAACCCGCCGCGCCTTCGAAGCGTTCTTCAGCGGACGAGGCCAGGCATGCCTGCGGGCCAAGGGCTACATGCCCTATGGCACGAACGGCGCGATGCTCCTCTTCCAATTAGCGGGCAAGCGAATCGAATGGCATCCGACCGATTATTCGGGGGCGCCCTACTTCGTCATGATCGGCATCGACCTGGATGAAGACCAAACGGTGAAAGAATGGCAGAAGCTCATGCGGCGGCAGCCGCACGCCCATTTTTGA
- a CDS encoding Ger(x)C family spore germination C-terminal domain-containing protein yields the protein MRETAEQIKLERSLDRYVEQKAEGFICKLQAVKSDPIGLGLYARTKMSYTDSPAPAFMLKRM from the coding sequence GTGCGAGAGACAGCCGAGCAAATCAAGCTGGAACGCAGCTTGGACCGGTATGTGGAGCAGAAAGCCGAGGGGTTCATCTGCAAGCTGCAAGCCGTGAAGTCCGATCCGATCGGGCTCGGATTATATGCGCGCACCAAGATGAGTTATACAGATTCGCCCGCGCCAGCATTCATGTTAAAGCGGATGTAA